In the Daphnia pulicaria isolate SC F1-1A chromosome 2, SC_F0-13Bv2, whole genome shotgun sequence genome, one interval contains:
- the LOC124327199 gene encoding probable palmitoyltransferase ZDHHC11B, with the protein MFKTCDMKRKNKVKPQETPDWKRKHGFQLPLHPQQIIGWSLLFFAAFFVHTIQIPSLPFNFRIPLQLVIAVILTILVCSMLVTSLCNCEDLGCQTVKDNAVKCQWCDVILSSPQTKHCSLCNKCIEGFDHHCKWLNQCIGSRNYFHFVISITSACILCVTICLLSVAEISLLYTCRRSFTCIKPLFLDTALDPVLFTVLSSVFFLLSAFGSGLLIHLCVFHAYIKWNGWTTYEYIRRQLDNELNSYPPNYLVKKTKKRWWSQCPCFACYTACQNKSHREQTNSPIYTISSAVTGVSSLLLHHTLNNVVSIHPSLSSTVLTTDNKVGSLGNSNKLWKQTPNLPKIIRTSPSVDASGELWTSLNARELPNPTGHLLKPA; encoded by the coding sequence ATGTTCAAGACTTGTGATatgaagaggaaaaacaaaGTGAAACCTCAGGAAACACCTGACTGGAAGagaaaacatggttttcagtTACCGTTGCATCCTCAACAGATAATTGGGTGGTCACTTCTGTTTTTTGCTGCCTTCTTCGTTCACACCATTCAAATCCCTTCGTTGCCATTTAACTTTAGAATTCCTCTACAATTAGTCATTGCAGTGATTTTGACCATTCTTGTCTGTTCAATGCTGGTCACTTCTTTGTGTAATTGTGAAGACCTTGGATGCCAAACAGTTAAGGACAATGCAGTCAAATGCCAGTGGTGTGATGTAATCTTATCTAGTCCTCAAACTAAACATTGCAGTCTTTGCAATAAATGCATTGAAGGCTTTGATCATCATTGCAAGTGGCTTAATCAATGTATCGGCAGTCGAAattatttccattttgttaTATCCATCACGAGTGCCTGTATCTTGTGCGTGACTATTTGTTTGCTGAGTGTTGCCGAAATCAGTTTACTTTACACTTGCAGAAGGAGTTTCACCTGCATCAAACCTCTCTTTCTCGATACCGCACTAGATCCCGTTCTATTCACTGTCCTGTCGagtgtattttttcttctgagtGCATTCGGAAGCGGCTTGTTGATTCATTTGTGTGTCTTTCACGCCTACATCAAGTGGAATGGCTGGACAACTTATGAATATATACGGCGGCAATTAGACAATGAATTAAATTCATATCCCCCCAATTATCTTGTAAAGAAGACAAAGAAGCGATGGTGGAGTCAGTGTCCTTGTTTCGCTTGCTATACTGCGTGTCAAAACAAATCTCATCGTGAACAGACAAATTCTCCCATCTACACCATTTCTAGTGCCGTAACAGGAGTATCCAGCCTTTTACTCCACCACACTCTCAACAACGTAGTATCCATCCATCCTTCCCTGTCCTCCACAGTCCTGACCACCGATAATAAAGTTGGATCTCTTGGAAATTCCAATAAGCTTTGGAAACAAACACCCAATCTACCGAAAATCATTCGCACCTCGCCTAGTGTAGACGCGTCCGGTGAATTGTGGACTAGTTTAAACGCCCGCGAACTGCCCAACCCTACTGGTCATTTGTTGAAGCCAGCCTAA
- the LOC124327270 gene encoding cytosolic Fe-S cluster assembly factor NUBP2 homolog → MANVQILPNVKHVFLVLSGKGGVGKSTVSTQLALTLQNCGFKVGLLDIDLCGPSIPRMLGLENSAVHQCAQGWVPVYTSPEQTLGVMSVGFLLENKDDPVVWRGPKKTAMIKQFLTDVYWQDLDYLIIDTPPGTSDEHISVLENLKTVKCDGAILVTTPQAVAVGDVRRELTFCKKTGLNVIGILENMCGYICPHCSECTNIFSYGGGESLAEMGKVPFLGRIPIDPKLTKATENGENFITAFQDSVAAQAFITIVKKYMIPQEESMDVSENQ, encoded by the exons ATGGCTAATG TTCAGATCTTACCGAACGTTAAGCATGTTTTCCTAGTTCTTTCTGGGAAAGGGGGAGTTGGAAAATCAACAGTCAGCACCCAGTTGGCCTTAACTCTTCAAAACTGTGGTTTCAAA gTTGGATTGCTAGATATTGATTTGTGTGGTCCTAGCATACCCCGAATGCTAGGACTAGAAAACAGTGCTGTTCATCAATGTGCACAAGG ATGGGTTCCAGTTTACACGTCTCCCGAGCAGACTTTGGGAGTAATGTCTGTTGGGTTTTTACTTGAAAATAAAGATGACCCTGTTGTCTGGAGGGGGCCAAAAAAGACAG CAATGATTAAGCAATTTCTCACTGATGTATACTGGCAAGACTTGGATTACCTCATTATTGATACTCCTCCTGGAACGTCAGATGAACACATTTCTGTTTTGGAAAATCTAAA GACCGTGAAATGTGATGGTGCTATCTTGGTAACCACTCCTCAAGCAGTTGCTGTCGGAGATGTTCGCAGAGAGTTAACTTTCTGTAAAAAAACAGGACTTAATGTTATTGGAATTTTGGAAAATATGTGCGGTTATATTTGCCCACATTGTTCAGAATgcacaaatattttttcctatGGCGGAGGCGAGTCTCTTGCTGAGATGGGTAAAGTTCCTTTTCTTGGGAGGATTCCGATCGACCCGAAATTAACCAAAGCGAcagaaaatggggaaaatttCATTACTGCTTTTCAAGATTCTGTAGCAGCTCAAGCTTTCATTACcatagtaaaaaaatatatgattCCACAAGAAGAAAGTATGGACGTATCCGAGAACCAATAG
- the LOC124327201 gene encoding uncharacterized protein LOC124327201 encodes MSFSLKNRFENMLIYLVLLGIVQALNGDQKTAFQSARFYDKAGICKGTGYNRNDTDSSQFYRCVDYNGNGKKYVIFKFSCPPALEFDDNLSVCVLSRKSPSPVINNSNPTTMLTPLNAQTDSSPQLSSSPGSETEMLTLVPPSTSTNAVAEFSVEPSSTGVQSTFVFSPDSVIVPSSFETVTSSPNVEDKEFQTGGVVVETSDVLIPTLGMDCISNKLYRLPNSDCNRFYQCHQRSVNIFSCAPGLVFDEGAQRCLLLEESSCDQQFTKPIADGFFDSSEIDCTSGHFHRYPFDCRNFFQCYNNGSTKSILFYSCSNGLIFDEKSSKCLLPYETSPCYANGSPFKASPFLNHLQRLFQSSPNEFIFQ; translated from the exons ATGTCATTCTCGCTCAAAAATAGATTCGAGAACATGTTGATTTACTTGGTATTACTCGGCATCGTACAAGCGCTTAATGGTG aTCAGAAGACCGCATTCCAATCAGCGAGATTCTACGACAAAGCGGGTATTTGTAAGGGGACAGGCTACAATCGAAACGACACCGACTCTTCACAATTTTACAG gtgCGTAGATTATAATGGTAATGGGAAAAAAtatgtcattttcaaattctcgTGTCCACCTGCGCTTGAATTCGACGATAATCTCTCGGTATGCGTCTTGTCGCGTAAATCGCCATCACCAGTTATCAACAACTCCAATCCTACTACAATGCTGACACCTTTAAACGCTCAAACTGATTCTTCACCGCAACTTTCTTCATCTCCTGGTTCTGAAACGGAAATGTTGACACTCGTTCCCCCGTCAACATCGACCAATGCTGTTGCCGAATTTTCTGTTGAGCCCTCGTCGACAGGAGTTCAGTCTACTTTTGTATTTTCACCTGATTCCGTTATTGTACCTTCAAGTTTTGAAACGGTAACAAGCTCTCCAAATGTAGAGGACAAAGAATTCCAAActggtggtgtagtagttgAAACGTCTGATGTACTAATACCGACATTAGGGATGGACTGCATTTCTAACAAGTTGTATCGACTCCCGAATTCCGATTGCAATCGCTTTTATCAATGTCACCAGCGATCTGTGAACATTTTCTCTTGCGCCCCAGGTTTAGTATTTGATGAAGGTGCACAACGTTGTCTACTTCTGGAAGAATCGTCGTGTGACCAGCAATTCACGAAACCCATTGCAGATGGATTTTTCGATTCATCTGAAATTGATTGTACATCGGGCCATTTTCATCGATATCCGTTTGATTGCAGAAATTTCTTTCAGTGCTACAATAATGGTTCAACAAagtctattttgttttattcttgcTCCAACGGACTGATATTCGACGAAAAATCGTCAAAGTGTCTTCTTCCTTATGAAACGTCTCCCTGTTACGCTAATGGCAGTCCCTTTAAAGCATCTCCATTTCTTAACCATCTTCAAAGACTTTTCCAATCTTCCCCTAATGAGTTTATCTTTCAGTAA